Genomic segment of Thermoleophilia bacterium:
TGAGGTCTCTCGCATTTACAAGAAGGCCATTGAGCAGGCTAAGGCTCGAGAGAAGGCGGAGCAGTCTGCTAGGCGGGCGGCCGCCGCGACGGCTATGAGCGGCAGTTCCCAGTCCGCCGAACAGACAGCCACCGTCGCGGCGGCCGCGGGAAGCGAGGTGGCGCCATGACCGTCGCCTACTATCCCGGCTGCTCGCTGGAGCATTCCTCGGCAGAATTCGATGTTTCCACCCGCAAACTGCTCGCTCTTCTTGGCGTGGAGTTCAAGGAAGTGCCCGACTGGACCTGCTGCGGCTCTACTCCTGCCCACATGGTGGACCATCTTCTTGCCCAGGCTTTGGCTGCCCGCAACCTACGGCAGGCCAGCGAAGTGGCGAACGAGATGGTCATCCCCTGCCCCTCTTGTTATCAGCGGGAGAAGAACGCGGAGGTTGAGATCCACGCTGACGAAGAGCTGCGGGCCGAGGTCAACAAGATCTTGGACCGCCCGTACACCGGCCGGGTGACCGTCTACTCGCTGCCGGAGTTTCTGCTTAAGTTTGTAGGCGAAGAGAAGATCGCTTCCCTCGTGAAGGTCGATCTTTCCCAGCTCAAGGTGGTGCCGTATTACGGTTGCCTATTGGGTAGACCCCAGGAGCTGGTGGGCGACACAGATCCGGAACAACCCATGGCCATGGACCTGCTTCTGCAGGCGGCCGGTGTGGACGTGAAGTGGTGGAACTACAAGACCGAGTGCTGTGGTTCCAGCATCGGCATGCCCAAGGCAGAGATTCAGAGACGGCTCTCGGGCAAAATCCTGCAGCAAGCGCTCAATGCCGGAGCGGAGGCTATAGTGGTCTGCTGCCCGTTGTGTCACGTGAATCTCGATCTTAAGCAGGCGCAGATCAACAAGTTCCTGGGCACTAGTTATAACGTGCCAATCCTATATCTCTCTCAGGTGCTTGGTCTGGCCCTGGGATTGAGCCCCGATGACGTGATGCTCAAGAAGAACGTGGTTGATCCCGAGCCGCTTATCAAGAAAGCCATTGCCGAGGCAGCAGCCATCAAGGCGGAGGCAGAACGCAAGGCAGCGGAGAAGGCGGCTAAGGCAGCGGCGCGAGAGGCAGCCGCTCAGGAGGCGCCGACACCAGCGCCTACAGCGACTGCGGCGGGCGCGATGACTCGCGACCAGACTGCGACAGGCGTGCCTGCTTCGGACACGGAGGAACAGCCATGAGGATCGGGGTTTTTGTCTGTCACTGCGGCAGCAACATTGCCGGTACCGTGGACGTGGCTGAGGTAGCCCGGCGCGCTCTTTCCCTCAAGGACGTCGTCCACGCCGAGAACATCATGTATACCTGTTCCGAGCCGGGACAGGCTGCCATCCAGAGGGCAATCCGGGAAAAGAATCTTGACCGCGTGGTGGTGGCGGCTTGCTCACCCCACATGCACGAGGTGACCTTCCGCCGGTGCGTGGAGGCTGGAGGCATCAATCCCTACCTGTTCGAGATGGCCAACATCCGGGAGCACTGCTCTTGGATCCACACCGACATGCCTGTGGCCACCGAGAAAGCCTGGGACATCGTCAAGATGGCGGTGGCCAAGGCGCGGCGGCTCGAACCGCTCTTCGCCAACGAGGTCGAGGTCTGCAAAGACGTGCTCGTCATCGGCGGCGGGGTGGCAGGTATTCAGGCGGCGCTTGATCTGGCTGACGCTGGCCTCAAGGTCACCATCGTAGAGAAAGAGACCACCATCGGCGGGGTCATGGCCAAGCTCGACAAGACCTTCCCCACCATCGACTGTTCGGCCTGCATTCTTACTCCGCGCATGGTGGACTGCGCACAGCACGAGAACATCGAGCTTATGACTTACTCTGAAGTAGAGAAGGTCTCGGGCTACGTGGGCAACTTCACGGTAGACATCCGCCGCAAGGCGGCCAAGGTCGACTGGACCAAGTGTATCGGCTGCGAGATTTGTGTACAGAAGTGCCCCTCCAAGGCGCCGGACAAGTTCAATGCTTATCTTGAGCCCACCAAGGCCATCTACATCCCCTTCCCCCAGGCGGTGCCGAAGCGGGCGGCCATCCAGGTGGACTACTGCCGGTACTTCCAGACTGGTAAGTGTAGGGTGTGTGAGCGGGTCTGCCCGGCGGGGGCCATCGACTACGAGCAGCAGGACCAGATAATCCAGAAGCGTTTCGGCGCGATCGTGGTGGCGACGGGTCTAGACGTCTTCCCGTGGGAACAGCACTACCACGAGTACGGCTCGGGCAAGATCAAAGACGTGATCTCCGGGCTTCAGTATGAGCGGATGCTAAACGCTTCTGGTCCTTATGGCGGACACGTACACCGGCCGTCTAACGGGGAGGAACCTAAGACGGTAGTTTTCATCCAGTGCGTGGGCTCACGTGATGAGTCGGTCAATCGGCCCTACTGTTCAAGCGTCTGCTGCATGTATACCGCTAAGCAGGCACTACTCACCAAGGACCACTGCGGCATGGACACCGAGGTCTATGTCTTCTACATAGACATCCGAGCCACTGGAAAGGGCTATGAGGAGTTCATCAAGCGGGTCCAGACAGAATTCGGGGTCAAGTACGTGCGGGGGCGTGTCTCCAAACTTTACGAGGAGAACGGCAAGGTCATTGTGCGCGGCGTGGACACGCTGCTGGGCGAACAAGTAGAGATCGCCGCCGATCTCGTGGTGTTGGCTTCCGGTATCCAGGCCGCGCCGGGGGCGAAGGAACTTGCTCAGAAGCTCAACATCAGCTACGACGAGTTCGGGTTCCTTAAAGAAGGCCACCCCAAGCTGCGGCCAGTGGATACCAACACGGCTGGCGTCTTCCTGGCTGGTGCCTGCCAAGGGCCCAAGGATATCCCCGCCACGGTGGCGCAGGCGTCGGCGACCGCGGCCAAGGTGGTTGGTCTCCTGGCCAAGGACAAGCTCAAGACCTCGCCCATGATCGCGGTGGTCGATCAGAAGAACTGTGTGGCCTGTTGGAAGTGTCTCGAGGTGTGCCCGTTTAGCGCTCCTGAAAAGCAGGAAGTGCGGCCGGGCGACTTTAGAAGCCACGTTATCGAGACAGTGTGCCAGGGCTGTGGCGTATGCGTGGCTACCTGCCCGGTCAACTGTATCTCGCTCAAAGGCTTTACGACCGAAGCGATCCTCGAGCAGATCGAGGAAGTTCTTTTGACTTGAAGGGAAAGGCGGTGAAGATGGCTGAAAACACAAACATCCAGGCCAGCGGCGCCGCCTCCGGGGCTGCGCCCGGCGGCGGCGCCCCCACTGGTAGTGCCGCCCCGACCTCGGGCAAGCGCCCGGTCAAGATCGTGGGCATTGTCTGCAACTGGTGTAGCTACGCTGGGGCCGACACCGCGGGGGTAGGTCGCTTCAGGCAGCCCCCCAACGTGCGTCTGGTCCGCGTACCCTGCACCGGCCGGATCGATCCATTGTTTGCGCTGAAGGCCTTCCAGAAGGGAGCCGACGGCGTGCTCATAAGCGGCTGCCACCCAGGTGACTGTCATTATTCGGAAGGCAACTACTACGCTCGGCGGCGGTTTGAACTGCTTGAGCGCATGGTGCACTACCTGGGTATTCCCAAGGAGCGTTTCCGCTGGACCTGGGTCTCGGCTTCTGAGGGCCAGCGCTGGCAGCAAGTGGTATCAGAGTTCGTGGCCGCGGTGGAGAAACTCGGGCCTCGGGAAGGGAGGGCCCTGTGAGCCGCCAAGACCATATCCGCGAGTTTGCTGCCAAAGCTCTTTCTGAGGGACGGATCGACTACTTCATCGGTTGGAAGCAGGGCTACAGCAGCTCGGAAGTTGTGCCAGCTTTTGTGAAGGATCCCGCGCAGGTCGAAGAGCTGCTCTGGAACCCTCTCTGCCACCACAACCTGGTGACTTTCGTCAAGCGCAACATGCCTGACCCGCCAGGAGCCAAGATCGGTCTCTGCGTCAAGGGCTGCGACAGCCGTACCTTGGTGGCCTTGCTCCAGGAGGCGTTGGTCGACAAGGAAAGGCTTTACGTGGTGGGCGTGCCGTGCGACGGCATAGTCGACCGTCGCAAGCTTGAAAAGGAGTTCAAAGACGAGATCATCGACATCGCCTTTCCAGAAAAAGGGAAGGTCGTGGTCACCACGGCTAAGGGTGAGACCAAGGAGTTCGCCCAGGACCAGGTGCTGCTTGAGTCCTGCAAGCGGTGTCGCTACCCCAACCCAGTTTACGCAGACGATACGGCGGGACCACTGGTAGAGGAGCCCGATCGCGACCAGGCTCCTGACTTCAGTGACATCGCCGAATACGAAAACCTTTCTGACGAAGACAAGCAGGCTTTCCTCGAACGCATCTACTCCACCTGCATCCGCTGTTTTGCCTGCGTTCACGTGTGCCCGGTGTGTGTCTGTTGGGACCGGTGCGTGAACCGCTCGCGGCAGCCGGAATGGGTGGAGCAGAAAGTGGACACCAAGGAAAACCTGTTTTTCCAAGTGATCCACATGTTCCATGTGGCTGGGCGGTGCCCGTCGTGTGGGGCTTGCGACCGTGCTTGTCCAGTGGAGATCCCGCTCTACCTTCTCCACCGCAAGATGAATAAGGAGATCTATGACATGTTCCGCTTTGAGCCCGGCGTGAAGCTGGACGAGAAGCCGGTATTCCAGGTGTTCGACCTCAACGATCGGTTTGGCGACTAGGAGGGAGGGAAGATGGCAGCCAAGTTTCTAAAGCGAGAAGACCTGCCGGCTTTCCTTGCCTCGCTGGCCCAGAGCGGACGCGTGATCGCGCCCGTCAAGACAAACGGGCTAGTGCAGTTTGAGCCCTGGACGCCGGATAAGCAAGTAGAGCTAGAGGTGCTGCTAGCCAAGCAGTCGCCCAAGGAATGGGTTTTCCCGCAGACAGAAAAGTACCTTGAGTTCAAATACGGCAAAGTGATGCCGGAAGCTGCGGCTGCTCCCGCAGGCGGAGCCGCGGGTGTGGAGGACACTGCGAGCACCGAAGATGCGGCCGGGGCGCCGTCTGCTGCTGTGCCCCTCCCGACGGTGGAGGTTCAGGTTCTGAATGAGGCGCCAGCGCAGGTCATCTTTGGTCTGCGGCCTTGCGATGCCCGGGGCTTTGTGCAGATGGACCAGGTGTTCGGCGGTTACGGCGGCTTCTACTTTGACCCCTTCTACAACGCTCGCCGGGCTGCTACCACGTTACTAGTTGTGGCGTGCGCGGAGCCTCGGTCGACCTGCTTCTGCACGGCGGTGGGTGGGTGTCCGGCTGGCCGCGAAGGGGCAGATGCGATCTTCATCCCGGTGGAGGGCGGATTCCTTGTCGACACCTTGACTGAGAAGGGCGAGGCGGCCACCAGCAAGTTCTCGGGACTGAGCGAAGCTAGCGATGCACAGAAGGTCCAGGCGGCAGAGGTTGAGGCCCAGGCCATCACCAAGGTGGCAGCGCCGTTTGCGCTCGAGGGTCTGCGCGACCGTCTCCACGACAATATCGACGATCCCCGCTGGCGCGAGCTTTGCATGCGCTGCATTTCTTGCGGCACCTGCACATATGTGTGTCCGAGCTGCTACTGCTTTTCGATCAACGACGAGCTTGTGGAGTCTTGTGGCGAGCGGTACCGGGTCTGGGACAACTGCTTCAACCCCATTTACACGGAGGAGACCTCCGGCCACAACCCGCGGGCGGAGAAGTTCAAGCGGTTCCGCAACCGCTTTAGCCACAAGTTCTGGTATTACCCCGACAAATACGACAGTCTGCTTTGCTCGGGCTGCGGGCGCTGCATCATGCACTGCCCCACCCGTATCGACATTCGCGAGGTGCTACGGGTGATGGGAGCGGCGCCGGAAGTGGCCGAGGCTGCTGCTGGCGCACCTGCTCAGGCTGAAGGAAAGGAGGCGTAGATGGCCGAAAACGGCAATGGCAGCTGCAACTGCGGCAAGACCCGCCTCACTTTCGCTGACGTAGTCCCGGGTGCCACTACTGCCCGCGCCGGCAAGCGGGCGGGCAACCCGTACTTGCCTGAGGTGGGCACTGTCATCGAGATCATCCCAGAAACCCCCACTATCAAGACCTTCCGGGTGCGCTTTGACGATCCCGAGGTGCAGGAGAACTTCACCTTTGCTCCTGGCCAGGTGGGGCAGCTTGGCATCTTCGGGGTGGGCGAAGCCACCTTTGCCATCACCTCCAAGCCCTCGGAGAAGGACTTCATCCAGTTCTCGGTCATGCGGGCCGGGGAGGTGACCCGCGCGCTCCACAACTTGTCGGTAGGCGATAAGGTGGGAATCCGCGCTCCCATGGGCCGCGGGTTCCCGGTGGAAGAGTGGAAGGGCAAGAACATCCTGTATGTTATGGGCGGCATCGGCTCAGCGGCGCTCAAGGCCACCATCGAATACACCCTTGAGCATCGCTCGGACTACGAGAAGATCACCATCCTCTACGGCGCTACCCATCCCACCAACTTCACCTACTGGTATGACGTGGAGGAGTGGCAGAAACGGGACGACCTTGAGCTCGTTCTTACCATCGA
This window contains:
- a CDS encoding hydrogenase iron-sulfur subunit — encoded protein: MAENTNIQASGAASGAAPGGGAPTGSAAPTSGKRPVKIVGIVCNWCSYAGADTAGVGRFRQPPNVRLVRVPCTGRIDPLFALKAFQKGADGVLISGCHPGDCHYSEGNYYARRRFELLERMVHYLGIPKERFRWTWVSASEGQRWQQVVSEFVAAVEKLGPREGRAL
- a CDS encoding FAD/NAD(P)-binding protein, which encodes MAENGNGSCNCGKTRLTFADVVPGATTARAGKRAGNPYLPEVGTVIEIIPETPTIKTFRVRFDDPEVQENFTFAPGQVGQLGIFGVGEATFAITSKPSEKDFIQFSVMRAGEVTRALHNLSVGDKVGIRAPMGRGFPVEEWKGKNILYVMGGIGSAALKATIEYTLEHRSDYEKITILYGATHPTNFTYWYDVEEWQKRDDLELVLTIDRECEGWQCDVGLVPHVLERMAPSPENTIAITCGPPIMIKFALIAFEKLGFTPEQTYTTLEKRMKCGIGICGRCNVGPKYVCVDGPVFSLAELKELPDEL
- a CDS encoding Coenzyme F420 hydrogenase/dehydrogenase, beta subunit C-terminal domain encodes the protein MSRQDHIREFAAKALSEGRIDYFIGWKQGYSSSEVVPAFVKDPAQVEELLWNPLCHHNLVTFVKRNMPDPPGAKIGLCVKGCDSRTLVALLQEALVDKERLYVVGVPCDGIVDRRKLEKEFKDEIIDIAFPEKGKVVVTTAKGETKEFAQDQVLLESCKRCRYPNPVYADDTAGPLVEEPDRDQAPDFSDIAEYENLSDEDKQAFLERIYSTCIRCFACVHVCPVCVCWDRCVNRSRQPEWVEQKVDTKENLFFQVIHMFHVAGRCPSCGACDRACPVEIPLYLLHRKMNKEIYDMFRFEPGVKLDEKPVFQVFDLNDRFGD
- a CDS encoding CoB--CoM heterodisulfide reductase iron-sulfur subunit B family protein, with translation MTVAYYPGCSLEHSSAEFDVSTRKLLALLGVEFKEVPDWTCCGSTPAHMVDHLLAQALAARNLRQASEVANEMVIPCPSCYQREKNAEVEIHADEELRAEVNKILDRPYTGRVTVYSLPEFLLKFVGEEKIASLVKVDLSQLKVVPYYGCLLGRPQELVGDTDPEQPMAMDLLLQAAGVDVKWWNYKTECCGSSIGMPKAEIQRRLSGKILQQALNAGAEAIVVCCPLCHVNLDLKQAQINKFLGTSYNVPILYLSQVLGLALGLSPDDVMLKKNVVDPEPLIKKAIAEAAAIKAEAERKAAEKAAKAAAREAAAQEAPTPAPTATAAGAMTRDQTATGVPASDTEEQP
- a CDS encoding CoB--CoM heterodisulfide reductase iron-sulfur subunit A family protein encodes the protein MRIGVFVCHCGSNIAGTVDVAEVARRALSLKDVVHAENIMYTCSEPGQAAIQRAIREKNLDRVVVAACSPHMHEVTFRRCVEAGGINPYLFEMANIREHCSWIHTDMPVATEKAWDIVKMAVAKARRLEPLFANEVEVCKDVLVIGGGVAGIQAALDLADAGLKVTIVEKETTIGGVMAKLDKTFPTIDCSACILTPRMVDCAQHENIELMTYSEVEKVSGYVGNFTVDIRRKAAKVDWTKCIGCEICVQKCPSKAPDKFNAYLEPTKAIYIPFPQAVPKRAAIQVDYCRYFQTGKCRVCERVCPAGAIDYEQQDQIIQKRFGAIVVATGLDVFPWEQHYHEYGSGKIKDVISGLQYERMLNASGPYGGHVHRPSNGEEPKTVVFIQCVGSRDESVNRPYCSSVCCMYTAKQALLTKDHCGMDTEVYVFYIDIRATGKGYEEFIKRVQTEFGVKYVRGRVSKLYEENGKVIVRGVDTLLGEQVEIAADLVVLASGIQAAPGAKELAQKLNISYDEFGFLKEGHPKLRPVDTNTAGVFLAGACQGPKDIPATVAQASATAAKVVGLLAKDKLKTSPMIAVVDQKNCVACWKCLEVCPFSAPEKQEVRPGDFRSHVIETVCQGCGVCVATCPVNCISLKGFTTEAILEQIEEVLLT
- a CDS encoding 4Fe-4S dicluster domain-containing protein, which gives rise to MAAKFLKREDLPAFLASLAQSGRVIAPVKTNGLVQFEPWTPDKQVELEVLLAKQSPKEWVFPQTEKYLEFKYGKVMPEAAAAPAGGAAGVEDTASTEDAAGAPSAAVPLPTVEVQVLNEAPAQVIFGLRPCDARGFVQMDQVFGGYGGFYFDPFYNARRAATTLLVVACAEPRSTCFCTAVGGCPAGREGADAIFIPVEGGFLVDTLTEKGEAATSKFSGLSEASDAQKVQAAEVEAQAITKVAAPFALEGLRDRLHDNIDDPRWRELCMRCISCGTCTYVCPSCYCFSINDELVESCGERYRVWDNCFNPIYTEETSGHNPRAEKFKRFRNRFSHKFWYYPDKYDSLLCSGCGRCIMHCPTRIDIREVLRVMGAAPEVAEAAAGAPAQAEGKEA